From one Lysinibacillus sp. G4S2 genomic stretch:
- a CDS encoding heterodisulfide reductase-related iron-sulfur binding cluster, translated as MSPLLIANIVLTVVVVLYAVGLFFYLLKTRYKYVQLGKKVEFDESVKERIRYIMVNVFGQNKLLKDPKSGLIHVMFFYGFLMVQLGAIDLIWKGLVPGSHLPLGIFYSVFTFIQELVVLMILVAVVWAFYRRYVEKLVRLKRGWKNGLVLIFIGGLMVSTLLANGMGLIWHGEELSYTEPVASGIAAIFSFLPASAAAVVFYVMWWAHLLILLTFLVYVPQSKHFHLIVSPINVYMNRLDRTGTLTPIDFEALENAEDEDDIPAIGVGRIEDFTQKQMLDLYSCVECGRCTNMCPASGTGKMLSPMDLIVKLRDHLTFTGAVVTKQKPWVPYQFFANTKGNQLAMAAGAEGAVIEDIYSPSLIGDVITEEEIWACTTCRNCEDQCPVMNEHVDKIIDLRRYLTMTEGKVNPDAQRAMTNIERQGNPWGLNRKEKENWRDLDPTIHIPTVKELKKSGEEMEYLFWVGSMGAFDNRSQKIALAFCRLLNEAGVKFAILGNKEKNSGDTPRRLGNEFLFQELATANIDEFEKNDVKKIVTIDPHAYNIFKNEYQDFGWKGEVYHHTELLNELIDENRLALNYEVHETIVFHDSCYLGRYNDVYDAPREILRGIPGVKLVEMERNRETAMCCGAGGGLMWMEEHVGNRINVARTEQALATDASVISSGCPYCLTMLEDGTKAKEVEDTISTFDVAELLERSVFGEKVKAVEESVEEAADVMVEEVVASVENVEQDKNAETNAEK; from the coding sequence ATGAGTCCATTACTAATTGCAAACATTGTTCTAACAGTCGTGGTTGTGCTTTATGCAGTAGGATTGTTCTTCTATCTGTTAAAAACACGCTATAAGTATGTTCAATTGGGGAAAAAGGTTGAGTTTGATGAAAGTGTTAAAGAACGCATTCGCTATATTATGGTCAATGTGTTTGGCCAAAATAAGCTATTAAAAGATCCGAAGAGTGGTTTAATTCACGTAATGTTCTTCTATGGATTTTTAATGGTGCAGCTAGGCGCTATTGATTTAATTTGGAAGGGGTTAGTACCTGGATCACATCTGCCACTTGGCATTTTCTATAGTGTCTTTACATTCATCCAAGAGCTTGTGGTATTAATGATTTTAGTGGCGGTTGTGTGGGCATTTTACCGTCGCTATGTAGAAAAGCTAGTACGTCTAAAACGTGGCTGGAAAAATGGTCTTGTCTTAATTTTTATTGGCGGGTTAATGGTATCAACATTGCTTGCAAATGGTATGGGATTAATTTGGCATGGTGAAGAACTATCATACACTGAGCCAGTAGCATCTGGTATTGCCGCTATTTTCAGCTTCCTACCAGCATCAGCAGCGGCAGTTGTGTTCTACGTGATGTGGTGGGCGCATTTATTAATTTTACTGACATTCTTAGTGTATGTACCACAATCGAAGCACTTCCACTTGATTGTAAGTCCGATCAATGTGTACATGAATCGTTTAGATCGTACAGGTACGCTAACACCAATCGACTTTGAAGCGTTAGAAAATGCTGAAGATGAAGATGATATTCCAGCAATTGGTGTTGGACGTATTGAAGACTTTACACAAAAACAAATGCTAGATTTATATTCTTGTGTAGAGTGTGGACGCTGTACAAATATGTGTCCAGCATCAGGAACAGGGAAGATGTTATCACCGATGGATTTAATCGTGAAGCTTCGTGATCACTTAACGTTTACAGGTGCTGTTGTGACAAAGCAAAAACCTTGGGTACCTTATCAATTCTTTGCTAATACAAAGGGGAATCAGTTAGCAATGGCAGCTGGTGCTGAGGGCGCAGTCATTGAAGATATTTACAGCCCTTCTTTAATCGGCGATGTCATTACGGAAGAAGAGATTTGGGCATGTACGACTTGTCGTAACTGTGAGGATCAATGTCCTGTAATGAATGAGCATGTCGATAAAATTATTGACTTACGCCGTTACTTAACGATGACTGAAGGGAAAGTAAACCCTGACGCACAACGCGCGATGACAAACATCGAACGTCAAGGCAATCCATGGGGCTTGAACCGTAAAGAAAAAGAAAACTGGCGTGACCTAGATCCAACAATTCATATTCCGACAGTAAAAGAGCTGAAAAAATCAGGCGAGGAAATGGAATATTTATTCTGGGTAGGCTCAATGGGTGCATTTGATAATCGCTCACAAAAAATTGCTTTAGCTTTCTGTCGCTTATTAAACGAGGCAGGCGTGAAGTTTGCGATTTTAGGAAATAAAGAGAAAAACTCAGGGGATACTCCTCGTCGTTTAGGAAATGAGTTTTTATTCCAAGAGCTTGCTACAGCGAATATTGATGAATTTGAGAAAAACGACGTTAAGAAAATCGTTACAATCGATCCGCATGCTTATAATATCTTTAAAAATGAATATCAAGATTTTGGCTGGAAGGGCGAGGTTTATCACCATACTGAGCTATTAAATGAATTGATTGATGAAAATCGTCTAGCGTTAAATTACGAAGTTCATGAAACAATTGTGTTCCACGATTCTTGTTATTTAGGTCGATATAACGATGTTTATGATGCACCACGCGAGATCCTACGTGGTATTCCAGGTGTTAAGCTTGTGGAAATGGAGCGTAATCGTGAGACAGCAATGTGCTGTGGCGCAGGTGGCGGTTTAATGTGGATGGAAGAGCATGTCGGCAACCGTATTAACGTAGCAAGAACAGAGCAAGCTTTAGCAACTGATGCTTCAGTTATTTCTTCTGGATGTCCTTACTGTTTAACGATGCTTGAAGATGGTACAAAGGCAAAAGAAGTTGAGGATACAATCAGTACATTCGATGTTGCAGAGCTATTAGAGCGTTCTGTGTTTGGTGAAAAAGTGAAAGCTGTCGAAGAGTCTGTTGAAGAAGCAGCGGATGTGATGGTTGAAGAAGTAGTAGCTTCTGTAGAAAATGTCGAACAAGACAAGAATGCAGAGACTAACGCAGAAAAATGA
- a CDS encoding acetyl-CoA C-acetyltransferase, which produces MNRAVILAGARTAFGKFGGSLSALSASDLGAIAIKGALEKANISPDEVNEVILGSVLQGGQGQIPSRQAAIKANLPIAVKTETINKVCASGMRAVTLADQLIRLGDEEVIIAGGMESMSNAPYYLQNGRTGLRMGDSTMVDGMLYDGLTCAFDKARPHMGSYGNTTANEFSLSREEQDAWSVRSHERALTAIDKGYFAEEIVPVEIPQRKGEPLQVDTDEAPRAGTSMEVLAKLRPAFDKGGTITAGNAPGVNDGACALVVMSEERATREGREPLAVIIGHEELAIEPENFPQTPGLVINKLLKKTGKSLADIDVIEINEAFAAVALVSKQLADLDAEKINVNGGAVALGHPIGASGARIILTLAHELKRRGGGIGIAAICSGGGQGDAIMIEVPKTGGHE; this is translated from the coding sequence TTGAATAGAGCTGTAATTTTAGCAGGAGCAAGAACTGCATTTGGTAAATTTGGAGGTTCACTATCAGCATTAAGCGCAAGTGATTTAGGTGCAATCGCCATAAAAGGGGCACTTGAGAAAGCGAATATTTCGCCTGATGAAGTGAATGAAGTGATTTTAGGCTCCGTTTTACAAGGGGGACAGGGCCAAATTCCTTCAAGGCAAGCTGCAATAAAAGCAAATTTACCAATAGCGGTGAAAACAGAAACGATTAATAAGGTTTGTGCATCAGGTATGCGCGCTGTAACACTAGCTGATCAGCTAATTCGATTAGGGGACGAAGAAGTGATTATCGCTGGTGGTATGGAGTCAATGTCCAATGCACCGTATTATCTACAAAATGGTCGAACAGGCTTACGCATGGGCGATTCAACAATGGTGGATGGCATGCTATATGATGGCTTAACATGTGCCTTTGATAAGGCAAGGCCACATATGGGAAGCTACGGCAATACGACAGCGAATGAATTTTCTTTAAGTCGTGAGGAGCAGGATGCTTGGTCTGTTCGTAGTCATGAACGTGCGCTTACAGCAATTGATAAAGGTTACTTTGCTGAGGAAATCGTGCCTGTGGAAATTCCACAACGTAAGGGAGAGCCGCTTCAAGTCGATACAGACGAGGCACCAAGAGCTGGTACGTCAATGGAGGTACTAGCAAAACTCAGACCAGCCTTTGACAAGGGCGGAACGATTACAGCAGGTAACGCACCTGGCGTTAACGATGGTGCATGTGCCTTAGTAGTAATGAGTGAGGAACGTGCAACGCGTGAAGGTAGGGAGCCACTTGCGGTGATTATCGGCCATGAAGAGCTTGCTATTGAGCCAGAGAATTTCCCACAAACACCGGGGCTTGTTATTAACAAGTTACTGAAAAAGACGGGTAAATCATTAGCGGACATTGATGTCATTGAAATTAATGAAGCCTTTGCAGCAGTAGCTCTTGTTAGCAAGCAACTGGCAGATTTAGATGCTGAAAAGATCAATGTTAACGGCGGTGCAGTAGCATTAGGTCATCCGATTGGAGCATCTGGAGCACGCATTATTTTAACACTTGCACATGAATTAAAGCGCCGTGGCGGTGGTATCGGAATTGCTGCTATCTGCTCAGGCGGAGGGCAAGGCGATGCGATTATGATCGAAGTACCAAAAACAGGGGGACATGAATGA
- a CDS encoding 3-hydroxybutyryl-CoA dehydrogenase — MGIQKVMVIGAGQMGSGIAQVCAQAGYDVKLNDMKQEFFERGLGVITKNLTRDVEKGRKTEDEKVAILGRISMSLDLQDASDVDIIIEAAVENMEVKQSIFKQIDQIAPAHAILATNTSSLPITEIAAVTNRPEQVIGMHFMNPVPVMKLVEIIRGLATSDEVYKAVEDMTVKLSKTPVEVNDFPGFISNRILLPMINEAIYALYEGVASKEAIDDVMKLGMNHPMGPLTLADFIGLDTCLSIMEILHEGLGDSKYRPCPLLRKYVAAGWLGKKSGRGFYVYE; from the coding sequence ATGGGTATTCAAAAGGTAATGGTTATTGGTGCAGGACAAATGGGCTCTGGCATTGCACAAGTTTGTGCACAAGCTGGCTATGATGTCAAACTGAACGATATGAAGCAAGAATTTTTCGAGCGCGGTTTAGGGGTGATTACGAAAAACCTGACACGTGATGTCGAAAAGGGTCGTAAAACTGAGGATGAGAAGGTGGCTATTCTAGGTCGCATTAGTATGTCACTAGATTTACAGGATGCTAGTGATGTAGATATTATCATCGAGGCCGCTGTGGAAAATATGGAAGTGAAGCAATCCATCTTTAAGCAAATTGATCAGATTGCACCGGCACATGCCATTTTAGCTACGAATACATCATCTTTACCAATTACGGAAATTGCCGCTGTTACAAATCGTCCAGAGCAAGTAATCGGTATGCACTTTATGAATCCTGTACCTGTTATGAAACTTGTGGAGATTATTAGAGGGCTAGCTACAAGTGATGAAGTCTACAAAGCCGTTGAAGACATGACAGTAAAATTATCGAAAACACCAGTGGAAGTAAATGACTTCCCAGGTTTTATTTCAAATCGTATTTTACTACCAATGATCAATGAAGCCATCTATGCACTGTATGAGGGTGTAGCATCGAAGGAAGCCATTGATGATGTGATGAAGCTTGGTATGAATCATCCAATGGGGCCTTTAACTTTAGCAGACTTTATTGGTCTTGATACATGTCTATCCATCATGGAGATCTTACATGAGGGCTTAGGTGATAGTAAGTACAGACCTTGTCCATTGCTACGTAAATATGTGGCAGCAGGCTGGCTAGGTAAAAAATCAGGAAGAGGCTTTTACGTTTACGAATAA
- a CDS encoding acyl-CoA dehydrogenase, with product MQLRFTDEQIMMRDMVRSFAQEKIEPWVERMEAGEFPRELLTQMGELGLMGITTPEELGGSAMDFTSYIIAINELSKVSAVMGVILSVHTSVGTNPIIYFGNDEQKKRYVPKLAAGEYLGAFCLTEPSAGSDAGSLQSKAVRDGDEYVINGSKVFITNGGEADVYIVFASTDPTAKTRGISAFIVEKGTPGLIIGKDEHKMGLHGSRTVQLTFDNCRIPAANLLGEEGEGFKIAMANLDVGRIGIAAQSLGIAEAALEAATAYAKERVQFGKPIAAQQGVGFKLADMATAVESAKLLVYRAADLRSKGLPCGAEASMAKLFASRTAVQTAIEAVQIFGGYGYTEDYPVERYFRDAKVTEIYEGTSEIQKLVISKHLLK from the coding sequence ATGCAATTACGATTTACAGATGAACAAATAATGATGCGTGATATGGTTCGAAGTTTTGCTCAAGAAAAGATTGAACCGTGGGTAGAGCGTATGGAAGCAGGCGAGTTTCCACGTGAGCTACTTACGCAAATGGGAGAATTAGGTTTAATGGGGATAACAACCCCAGAAGAATTAGGCGGCTCTGCGATGGATTTTACATCGTACATAATTGCTATAAATGAACTATCGAAAGTTAGTGCAGTAATGGGTGTTATTTTATCTGTACATACTTCGGTAGGAACAAACCCTATTATTTATTTTGGTAACGATGAACAGAAGAAACGTTATGTTCCAAAGCTTGCTGCAGGTGAATATTTAGGAGCATTTTGTTTAACAGAGCCTAGCGCAGGTTCTGATGCGGGCTCTCTGCAATCGAAAGCGGTGCGAGACGGGGATGAATATGTCATCAATGGTTCCAAGGTGTTTATTACAAATGGTGGAGAAGCAGATGTATATATTGTCTTTGCATCAACAGATCCTACTGCAAAAACACGCGGTATTTCAGCATTTATTGTGGAAAAGGGAACACCAGGCTTAATCATAGGGAAAGATGAACATAAAATGGGCTTACATGGTTCACGTACAGTCCAATTAACATTTGATAACTGTCGTATTCCAGCTGCAAACCTTCTTGGGGAGGAAGGGGAAGGCTTTAAAATTGCGATGGCTAACTTAGATGTAGGACGTATTGGCATTGCTGCACAATCTTTAGGCATTGCTGAAGCAGCGCTAGAAGCAGCTACTGCTTATGCCAAAGAGCGTGTTCAATTTGGCAAACCTATTGCCGCGCAACAAGGGGTTGGCTTTAAGCTTGCTGATATGGCGACTGCTGTAGAATCAGCAAAATTACTAGTATATCGTGCAGCGGATCTACGCTCAAAAGGGTTGCCGTGCGGAGCAGAGGCTTCCATGGCAAAACTCTTTGCCTCACGCACAGCCGTACAAACGGCAATCGAGGCGGTACAGATTTTTGGTGGTTATGGCTATACAGAAGACTACCCAGTAGAGCGTTATTTCCGTGATGCGAAGGTGACAGAAATATACGAGGGTACAAGCGAAATTCAAAAGCTAGTCATTAGTAAACATTTACTTAAATAA
- a CDS encoding acyl-CoA dehydrogenase produces MNFQLTEEHEQLREMIRDFAINEVAPTAAERDENEEFDRAIFDKMAELGLTGIPWPEEYGGAGFDYLAYVIAVEELSRVCASTGVTLSAHTSLAGWPIYKFGNEEQKQKYLRPMAEGKHIGAYGLTEPGSGSDAGGMKTYAKLDGDDYILNGSKIFITNGGVADTYVVFAVTDPEAKHGTTAFIVEAGFEGFSVGKKEKKLGIRSSPTTEIIFDNCRVPKENMLGAEGEGFKIAMTTLDGGRNGIAAQAVGIAQGALDAAIEYGKERVQFGKPITANQGVSFKLADMATQIEASRLLTYQAAWLESNGLPYGKASAMAKLMAGDTAMSATTEAVQIFGGYGYTKDYPVERFMRDAKITQIYEGTQEIQRLVISRMLTK; encoded by the coding sequence ATGAACTTTCAATTAACAGAAGAGCATGAACAATTACGTGAAATGATTCGTGATTTTGCTATTAATGAAGTGGCACCGACAGCAGCGGAACGTGACGAGAATGAAGAGTTTGATCGTGCAATTTTCGATAAAATGGCGGAGCTAGGCTTAACAGGTATTCCATGGCCAGAAGAATACGGTGGTGCAGGCTTTGATTATCTTGCATATGTTATTGCTGTAGAAGAATTATCACGTGTATGTGCTTCAACAGGGGTAACTTTATCAGCACATACTTCGCTTGCTGGTTGGCCGATTTATAAATTCGGTAATGAAGAACAAAAACAAAAATACCTTCGTCCAATGGCAGAAGGTAAACATATCGGTGCATATGGCTTAACAGAGCCAGGGTCAGGTTCTGATGCTGGTGGCATGAAAACGTATGCGAAACTTGACGGTGATGATTATATTTTAAATGGCTCGAAAATCTTCATTACGAATGGTGGAGTAGCAGATACATATGTTGTATTTGCAGTAACGGATCCAGAAGCTAAACATGGCACAACTGCTTTTATCGTTGAAGCAGGCTTTGAAGGTTTCTCCGTAGGGAAGAAGGAGAAAAAACTAGGGATTCGTTCATCTCCTACAACTGAAATTATTTTTGATAACTGTCGCGTTCCAAAAGAAAACATGCTTGGAGCTGAGGGAGAAGGCTTCAAAATTGCGATGACAACACTTGATGGAGGACGTAACGGTATTGCGGCTCAAGCTGTAGGTATTGCACAAGGGGCATTGGATGCAGCAATTGAATACGGTAAAGAACGTGTACAATTTGGTAAACCGATTACTGCTAACCAAGGTGTATCTTTTAAACTAGCGGATATGGCAACTCAAATTGAAGCATCTCGACTGCTGACATACCAAGCGGCTTGGTTAGAATCAAATGGCCTACCTTATGGTAAAGCATCTGCAATGGCGAAATTAATGGCTGGCGATACTGCGATGAGTGCAACGACTGAGGCGGTTCAAATCTTTGGTGGATATGGTTATACAAAAGATTATCCAGTTGAGCGCTTCATGCGTGATGCAAAAATTACACAAATTTACGAAGGTACGCAAGAGATTCAACGTCTTGTAATCTCTCGTATGTTGACAAAATAA